A genomic segment from Gammaproteobacteria bacterium encodes:
- a CDS encoding filamentous hemagglutinin family protein, with protein MVTRQFRTQCSQQPMKWRKRPHFTRTLLSASIVLALSSQTALAEPSRGVFPRACGSGACTASGGPGQWITYGSVSSPYRVGNTMTIEQTSQKATLNWQSFDVGADNTVHFEQPNSTSVALNRVWDQTNPSQIFGHLTATGQIYLYNRNGILFGPNASVDVNTLVATSLDISDQVFEKGLNTAINEAGEAAAAFKGNGHGVVVDATGSPVLFAIGADGKPGRFRVDEQNIPVRDESGALIADAAGRLVADPDGVPLDVVIDVAAGADLRVQNYGSLMLLGANVANAGTLTTPDGQAILAAGNKVYLQSDQELRGFLVEVDVDAVSNDQLSTALTGGTPLSMGNVTNTGTVSAPRGNVTLAGLAINQQGRISATSAVTANGSIRLLARDKAIAEGANMIVLDADGTNMARTGSVVFGAASHTTIALDTEKAAATAVDEQDNLPSTVTVMGRTITLLSGSEIVVPSGEVNLTALANPKSSNSTAQLVQEDGVDIRIEAGSRIDVSGVTTQLAMERNVIEVELRGNELADSPLQRDGILAGQKVNIDIRTVDDNDRIPIANLTNAMAGIQRTVAERSTAGGTVTIASTGKADFQSGAEIDVSGGAVHYRDGYIATSKLLADGQTYDIADADPNRQYDGILYRQISKSDKWGTEQTWHIFGGNDARGRFEEGYIDGKDAGTVSFTAYDPSLQGNLLGGRSIGRNQRESGQLPLGGELIIGDPGVLGIAGIKGENYMTPDVMIAQQGFINSLREQALLPDNTLTLSTDFIQQGGFTRSRINSNGTVSLVKDTPLSMAPGGELRINAAQVDIKSDIDAPSGVISLNAVAIDSDAQNATSEQALINIADDVTLSTRGTWSNDASAAIVHGGSAADLSTPALPDGGRIEIALNNNGELHIGDRVNLDVSGGAWLQADGKLKAGKGGELEVGTTPGSNRDYVIRVGEDLDLRGDALQQGGSLTLRLPSLVIEGEAVQGQAGFAAQRNDLGGLSSVQRAALAQQVLDQWVAEQAGTGVASTDPQLLAVLQQVAPMLVDDGSQTPEQQQTLVQTAIDQARLALSVSPQLFRQGGFSQVNLEATLGDLVIKEGTVIQPKAQNRVLNTGFRSQPSGADIAKFSHLELLPDAVRQPTNLTLSVSSEPTATGPLPTFSMETGAVIETDAQAQIALSSSGLLDVNGRISAPAGSIDLSVDSDGNDYHADRIIHLGEQAELSVAGTTLLQPNEAGLRQGEVLAGGQVTLTALGGGIDMDVGASIDVSGSAATLDLPANDQPIRAQRIASAAGAITALATEGMRLDGALLGHADRDAGAAGGALSVTLNPKKVSGATSNRGARGFPEPIDPQTGKVRSWAIRLSQAADAAASGDLSTGEATLNVDGLTDGGFDALTLNAPMIQFDGDVDLHLDRSIVLDAPQFVVQPVTGEVSAAQVILDAPYVALGASYATITNDKLLAKGLQATAGSGQFVVGDGNTHLIDLIGKTALQGVSTTALNSLGDIRLRSALDEYNSVAKDYLPSGFNTAGTLTLTASQVYPTTLSRFTLASADVSDDAAVVPGRIVIEPGVAEPSPVLSVAGKITLDASIIENKGVLKAPLGEIQLGADDAGKTQSVVLAPGSVTSTAANVEQVPFGTIQAGSIWKYDGQSTITVYNEGIRQYPNKPTATTQTFDAVPEQRITLRAQNVDIQDGATVDAHGGGDAVAYEFLPGPDGSRDVLVTANAIADGRYVILPWLKDGYAPYDAQAFKAWELDAGASVEILKDSNGLEAGVYPLLPASYALLPGAYLVTMENGYRDLNTSHSTRLLDGTAAVPARMTVANTALHDSRTLGLTVRKGDYANTLAKYDKTTLSQFLPEHGALDEVAIPRLPQDAGTLVIDATSSIALNGNMISDAAAGGRGAQVDIVADQLEIVTQLDAAATAVQLDAADLSAFGAQSILIGGTRSSEADGVRINVGAERVTVKSGVELEVPELILAAGVEDANAPEASTAGVHVETDVILKGAGDYSGQASNLYIGKEDVLDKDDNVTAPGASGGGALLRVSSANQVSVRRANSGNGTGALTIAEGATIGADESMVLDATGASQIDGTLDISGGSLNLGAEKVSLGDVPANTQGLTISNTDLSKWALRELVLTSRGNVDFYGDVNFGTDVGGNTLLQSLAFETPGLVNHGGDTTLTAGSIRLTAPETNGDQVAITAAGVTNGSNTANTNPTGASGSLTISTNVTLTIGEPPVPAVAPPQIVAIAEGGRTPLVSTPIELLVVEGSSLSLNALVMTEGGSEQLSEIDGTGELLFGAGDFAIGGYTQAKFNAERRISSEGEGLVNVAADVTLDAPLLTTGDGARTTLDAGDHAVTIARSAGSTEAGNLGGTLVIKGGVIEHNGNIRVRSGQVALQAQAAGGDVTLKADSVIDVSGISKQFDEVTVDTWGGKVTLDADDGNVIAQNGSVINVTGADAGNGADAGSISVKALGEGNHGTVTLDGTLQGSAQAGFNQGSFDVDARELTSSVSGTSGFTELNQVLNAGGFTERRAVRLRSGDMVVEAGEENGVSARNVVLTADDSANGNITVNGNVGLAADKSGSINLNAQGNVVLADGAVLTATALGDGERGGSVLLASEQGSVTVNSGSQIDVSAGAEGRQGSVRLRAARRDSNSDGLDDSVAIAPIAGTITGAGQVVAEAVKVNAFTTDLIIDAVQQAAWKTATQDFMDLHGADIAAALDPGGILGLTVSPGLEIRSTGSITLADEWDLASWRYGTTPGVLTLRAQDDVQLDKNLTDGFRANALQGDDSWSYRIVGGANNQSADVLATVPVEQLTGNSGNVILAANTKLRTGNGAIDVMAGKNVELQDTSAVIYTAGVPALKDGVAVPSGTVTKKTGKIINWAEDGGDVTITAGADLIGQISYQSPNSWLWRQGGEYGFGFRKGYVDTRWAVDYTGFQQGVAAFGGGDIRLSAGGNLESFSAAIPTTGRQSSPGADRSMIDIWGGGNLSVKAGGDIKGGVYLVGRGEGLIQAGGALTTAGNTSKINGKKLIYPLLAVGEGGFHLQTGGDLLLETVIQPTMIPRPNDGSALHNNNSEFLIYDPSAFVEMISLGGDVAMQSNNGQIFDDTKSPSVAIHNNSFLILPPSLKTVALNGSVDVSNGAILLPSSQSSLWLLAENNVDTGTTGVLMSDYDPALLPSPSTPISNLTDFFAAINTHAAEPLHQNDNEPVYVVANSGDIKGRFTLPKQAHLVAGRDINRVGLTVQNVNPDDVTLVQAGRDIRYTQSVALSAEHIQVDGPGRLDVIAGRNLNLGASDGITTRGNQSNSALPDGGADVNVLVGVANGLDYDAFIQKYLVDSDTYRNDLTAYMRTRLDQPDLSDADAMMAFLNASRLEQRPLIMQTLYAELNAAGIAASDGTGSYESGYTAIETLFDSDRGYDGDLSMYLSRIYTQDGGDINLAVPGGLVNAGLAISTSELGINKGPDQLGIVAQRQGSVSAMVDEDFIVNQSRVFTLGGGDLMLWSSHGNIDAGRGAKSAISAPEPIYTFDSNGNLVADFGGAIAGSGIRVVSTIPGVEAGTTYLWAPEGKIDAGDAGIEAGSNLFLGAQQVVGADNIKVSGSSFGTPIASSNLDAGLSGDSSLASNAGKSAEENLASATEKDAGDSPLADAALSFLEVEVLGFGNGILPTTETQDTSGEPSEKDDKEDDKSE; from the coding sequence ATGGTGACCAGACAGTTTCGCACGCAGTGCAGCCAGCAACCGATGAAATGGCGCAAACGCCCGCATTTCACGCGCACTTTGCTGTCGGCGAGCATTGTCCTGGCCCTCAGTAGCCAGACTGCCCTGGCGGAACCGTCGCGCGGTGTATTTCCACGTGCTTGCGGTAGTGGTGCATGCACGGCCAGTGGTGGACCCGGTCAGTGGATTACCTACGGCAGTGTGAGTTCACCGTACCGGGTCGGCAACACCATGACCATCGAGCAGACCAGCCAGAAAGCTACGCTTAATTGGCAAAGTTTTGATGTCGGCGCGGACAATACCGTCCATTTTGAACAGCCCAACAGCACCTCGGTGGCCCTGAACCGGGTATGGGATCAGACCAATCCGAGCCAGATCTTTGGCCATCTAACGGCAACCGGGCAGATCTATCTCTATAACCGCAACGGCATCCTGTTCGGGCCCAATGCCAGCGTCGACGTCAACACCCTGGTGGCGACGTCGCTGGATATTTCGGATCAGGTATTTGAAAAGGGTCTGAATACAGCGATCAATGAGGCCGGTGAAGCCGCCGCGGCGTTTAAAGGAAACGGGCATGGTGTGGTGGTGGATGCCACGGGCAGCCCGGTGTTGTTCGCCATTGGCGCAGATGGCAAACCCGGACGCTTCCGGGTTGATGAGCAGAACATTCCCGTACGCGACGAAAGCGGCGCCTTGATCGCCGATGCCGCCGGTCGTTTGGTCGCCGACCCCGATGGCGTGCCGTTGGATGTGGTGATCGATGTGGCGGCGGGCGCGGATCTGCGCGTCCAGAATTACGGCAGTCTCATGTTGTTGGGTGCCAATGTCGCCAATGCCGGCACCCTTACCACGCCGGATGGCCAGGCCATCCTGGCCGCGGGCAACAAGGTCTATCTGCAATCTGATCAGGAGCTGCGCGGTTTTCTGGTGGAGGTGGATGTCGACGCCGTCAGCAATGATCAACTGAGCACGGCATTGACCGGTGGTACGCCCCTGTCCATGGGCAACGTGACCAATACCGGTACGGTCAGTGCGCCACGCGGCAACGTGACCCTGGCGGGTCTGGCCATCAACCAGCAGGGCCGGATTTCCGCCACCAGCGCGGTGACCGCCAATGGCAGCATCCGGTTGCTGGCGCGTGACAAAGCAATAGCAGAAGGTGCAAACATGATCGTGCTGGATGCCGATGGCACGAATATGGCCAGGACGGGTTCGGTGGTTTTCGGCGCGGCGAGTCACACGACGATCGCGCTTGATACGGAGAAGGCCGCTGCCACGGCAGTGGACGAACAGGATAACCTGCCTTCCACGGTGACCGTGATGGGACGCACTATCACCCTGCTCAGTGGCAGTGAAATCGTCGTGCCGTCCGGCGAGGTCAATCTGACAGCGCTCGCCAATCCAAAATCATCGAATTCCACCGCCCAGCTCGTGCAGGAAGACGGCGTTGACATTCGAATCGAGGCAGGCAGTCGCATCGATGTATCTGGCGTCACCACACAGCTGGCCATGGAACGCAACGTCATTGAGGTCGAGCTGCGTGGCAACGAGCTGGCGGATTCACCCCTGCAACGCGACGGCATCCTCGCCGGTCAGAAGGTCAACATCGATATCCGTACCGTAGATGATAACGATCGCATCCCCATCGCCAATCTCACCAATGCCATGGCCGGCATTCAACGCACCGTTGCCGAGCGCAGCACGGCGGGCGGCACGGTCACTATCGCCTCTACGGGCAAGGCGGATTTTCAGAGCGGCGCGGAAATCGATGTCTCCGGCGGCGCCGTGCACTATCGGGATGGTTACATCGCCACCAGCAAGCTACTGGCCGATGGCCAGACCTATGACATCGCCGATGCCGATCCCAACCGGCAGTATGACGGTATTCTCTACCGGCAAATCAGCAAGTCCGACAAATGGGGAACGGAGCAGACCTGGCACATCTTCGGCGGTAACGATGCCCGTGGCCGCTTTGAAGAAGGATATATCGATGGCAAGGACGCCGGGACGGTCAGCTTCACCGCCTACGATCCCAGCTTGCAAGGCAATCTGCTTGGCGGGCGCAGCATCGGGCGCAATCAGCGTGAATCGGGGCAACTCCCCCTGGGTGGTGAACTGATCATTGGTGATCCCGGTGTGTTGGGTATCGCGGGTATCAAGGGGGAGAATTACATGACCCCTGACGTGATGATCGCCCAGCAAGGTTTTATCAATAGTCTGCGCGAGCAGGCCCTGTTGCCGGATAACACGCTGACCCTCAGCACCGATTTTATCCAGCAGGGCGGTTTCACGCGTAGCCGCATTAATAGCAACGGCACCGTTTCGCTGGTCAAGGATACGCCGCTGTCGATGGCGCCCGGCGGGGAGCTGCGAATCAACGCCGCACAGGTGGACATCAAGAGCGATATCGACGCCCCCTCGGGTGTCATCAGTCTCAACGCCGTGGCCATCGATTCCGATGCGCAAAATGCAACAAGCGAACAGGCGTTGATCAATATCGCCGATGACGTCACGCTCTCGACCCGCGGCACCTGGAGCAACGATGCCAGCGCCGCGATCGTGCATGGCGGCAGTGCCGCTGACCTGAGCACTCCCGCATTGCCTGATGGTGGCCGCATTGAGATCGCGCTCAACAACAACGGCGAACTGCACATCGGCGACAGAGTGAACCTGGATGTCTCCGGCGGTGCCTGGTTACAGGCCGACGGTAAGCTCAAGGCCGGCAAGGGTGGCGAGCTGGAGGTTGGCACGACGCCCGGCAGTAATCGCGACTATGTCATTCGCGTAGGCGAGGACCTGGACCTGCGCGGCGACGCCCTGCAACAGGGCGGTAGCCTGACGCTACGCCTGCCGTCGCTGGTCATCGAAGGCGAGGCAGTACAAGGTCAGGCGGGATTCGCCGCGCAACGCAATGACCTCGGTGGCTTGTCCAGTGTGCAAAGAGCGGCACTGGCACAGCAGGTACTTGATCAGTGGGTGGCGGAACAAGCCGGTACCGGCGTAGCCAGCACGGATCCGCAACTGTTGGCCGTTTTGCAACAGGTGGCACCGATGCTGGTCGATGATGGTAGCCAGACCCCGGAGCAACAACAGACCCTGGTACAGACCGCCATCGACCAGGCCCGGTTGGCGCTCAGCGTTTCTCCACAGCTATTCCGACAGGGTGGCTTCAGCCAGGTTAACCTCGAGGCGACCCTTGGTGATCTGGTAATAAAAGAAGGGACTGTGATCCAGCCGAAGGCGCAGAACCGCGTCCTCAACACCGGCTTCCGCAGCCAACCCAGCGGCGCTGACATAGCGAAATTTAGTCATCTTGAGCTATTGCCCGATGCAGTGCGTCAGCCGACGAATCTGACACTGTCCGTCAGTAGCGAGCCGACGGCAACAGGCCCGCTTCCCACCTTTAGCATGGAGACCGGGGCCGTCATTGAAACCGATGCCCAGGCGCAGATTGCGCTCAGTTCCAGCGGTCTGCTCGATGTGAATGGCCGTATCAGTGCGCCGGCGGGCAGCATCGACCTTAGTGTGGATAGCGACGGCAATGACTATCATGCGGATCGCATCATTCATCTCGGCGAGCAGGCCGAATTGTCCGTTGCCGGCACCACGCTTCTGCAACCCAATGAAGCAGGGCTGCGTCAGGGCGAGGTGTTGGCAGGGGGCCAGGTCACGCTAACGGCACTGGGTGGCGGTATCGACATGGATGTGGGTGCATCCATTGATGTCTCTGGTAGTGCGGCCACCCTGGATCTGCCTGCAAATGACCAGCCGATTCGTGCGCAACGCATCGCCAGTGCAGCGGGCGCGATTACAGCGTTGGCGACGGAAGGCATGCGTCTGGATGGTGCCCTGCTGGGGCATGCTGATCGGGATGCCGGTGCTGCCGGCGGGGCACTATCGGTAACGCTAAATCCAAAAAAAGTATCGGGAGCCACCAGTAATCGAGGCGCTCGCGGGTTTCCCGAACCGATCGATCCGCAAACCGGCAAGGTCCGCAGCTGGGCCATTCGTCTGTCCCAGGCGGCCGATGCCGCTGCATCGGGCGACCTCAGCACCGGTGAGGCGACGCTGAACGTCGATGGTCTCACCGACGGCGGCTTCGATGCCCTGACTCTTAATGCACCAATGATTCAGTTCGACGGTGATGTCGATCTGCATCTCGATCGCAGTATTGTGCTGGATGCGCCGCAATTCGTGGTGCAGCCAGTCACTGGTGAAGTGTCAGCGGCACAGGTGATATTGGATGCCCCTTATGTCGCTCTGGGCGCAAGCTATGCCACCATCACTAACGATAAATTGCTTGCAAAAGGCCTGCAGGCAACTGCCGGCAGCGGGCAATTTGTGGTGGGCGATGGCAACACCCATTTGATCGACCTTATCGGCAAGACCGCGTTGCAGGGGGTTTCCACAACTGCCTTGAACAGCCTGGGGGATATTCGCCTGCGCAGTGCGCTGGATGAATACAATAGTGTTGCGAAAGATTATCTTCCCAGCGGATTCAATACCGCCGGCACCCTCACACTGACGGCATCACAAGTCTATCCGACGACCTTGTCACGCTTCACGCTGGCGAGCGCCGATGTGAGCGACGACGCGGCCGTCGTTCCGGGGCGCATCGTCATCGAGCCGGGCGTGGCGGAACCCTCCCCGGTACTGTCTGTTGCCGGCAAGATAACGCTGGATGCCTCGATCATCGAAAACAAGGGCGTGCTCAAGGCGCCGCTCGGCGAAATCCAGTTAGGCGCCGATGATGCCGGCAAGACTCAAAGCGTCGTCCTCGCGCCGGGCAGCGTCACCAGCACCGCCGCCAACGTGGAGCAGGTGCCCTTCGGCACCATCCAGGCGGGCAGCATTTGGAAATATGATGGTCAATCCACTATCACTGTTTACAACGAGGGCATCAGACAGTACCCGAATAAACCTACCGCAACGACGCAAACATTCGATGCCGTCCCCGAACAACGCATCACCCTGCGCGCGCAGAACGTGGACATTCAAGACGGCGCCACGGTGGACGCGCACGGCGGCGGCGACGCGGTGGCCTACGAATTCCTGCCCGGCCCCGACGGATCGCGCGACGTTCTTGTCACCGCCAATGCCATTGCCGATGGCCGCTACGTCATCCTGCCCTGGCTGAAAGACGGCTATGCGCCCTATGACGCGCAGGCGTTCAAAGCGTGGGAATTGGACGCCGGCGCCAGCGTGGAAATCCTGAAAGACAGCAACGGACTTGAAGCAGGCGTCTATCCGCTGTTGCCCGCGAGTTATGCTCTGCTGCCCGGCGCCTATCTGGTGACGATGGAAAACGGCTACCGCGATCTCAACACGTCGCACTCGACGCGCTTGCTCGACGGCACGGCGGCGGTGCCGGCGCGCATGACCGTTGCCAATACAGCATTGCACGATTCTCGCACTCTGGGACTGACCGTGCGCAAGGGTGACTATGCCAATACGCTGGCCAAATACGACAAAACCACCCTGAGCCAATTTCTCCCCGAGCACGGCGCCCTGGACGAAGTCGCCATCCCGCGCCTGCCGCAGGATGCCGGCACCCTGGTCATCGACGCGACCAGCAGTATCGCCTTGAACGGCAATATGATTTCCGACGCTGCAGCGGGCGGGCGCGGCGCGCAGGTGGACATCGTCGCCGACCAACTGGAAATCGTGACCCAACTCGATGCCGCCGCCACCGCGGTACAGCTCGACGCTGCCGATCTGAGCGCCTTCGGCGCGCAAAGCATTTTGATCGGCGGTACGCGCAGCAGCGAGGCCGACGGCGTGCGCATCAACGTGGGCGCGGAACGGGTCACCGTCAAGTCCGGTGTCGAGCTGGAAGTGCCGGAATTGATTCTCGCCGCCGGTGTGGAAGACGCCAATGCCCCCGAGGCTTCGACAGCCGGGGTGCATGTGGAAACCGATGTGATACTGAAAGGCGCGGGCGACTATTCCGGCCAGGCATCCAATCTGTACATCGGAAAAGAAGACGTCCTGGATAAAGACGACAACGTCACCGCTCCCGGTGCCAGCGGCGGCGGCGCTCTGCTGCGCGTCTCGTCCGCCAATCAGGTCAGCGTGCGCCGCGCCAACAGCGGGAACGGTACGGGCGCGTTGACCATCGCCGAAGGCGCAACCATCGGCGCCGACGAATCCATGGTGCTGGACGCCACCGGCGCCTCGCAAATCGACGGTACGCTCGACATCAGCGGCGGATCGCTGAACCTCGGCGCGGAGAAGGTGAGCCTCGGTGACGTGCCTGCCAATACTCAAGGCCTGACGATTTCCAATACGGATTTGAGCAAGTGGGCCCTGCGCGAACTGGTACTCACCAGTCGCGGTAATGTGGATTTCTACGGCGACGTGAACTTCGGTACCGATGTCGGCGGCAACACCTTGTTGCAAAGCCTCGCCTTCGAAACGCCGGGCCTGGTGAATCACGGCGGCGACACCACGCTCACGGCGGGCAGCATTCGGCTGACAGCGCCGGAGACTAATGGTGATCAAGTTGCTATAACTGCGGCCGGTGTCACTAATGGAAGCAACACCGCTAATACGAATCCAACTGGAGCAAGTGGTTCACTGACGATTAGCACCAATGTGACGCTGACAATAGGTGAGCCACCAGTTCCAGCTGTTGCGCCACCTCAAATTGTTGCTATCGCTGAAGGTGGGCGGACACCTCTTGTTTCAACACCAATAGAACTTCTGGTCGTTGAGGGCAGTTCGCTGAGCCTGAATGCCCTCGTCATGACCGAGGGTGGCTCGGAGCAACTGAGTGAAATCGACGGCACGGGCGAACTGCTATTCGGCGCGGGTGATTTCGCCATTGGCGGATATACGCAGGCGAAATTCAACGCGGAGCGGCGCATCAGTAGCGAGGGCGAAGGCCTGGTCAACGTCGCCGCGGATGTGACCCTCGATGCACCGCTGCTCACCACCGGTGACGGCGCGCGCACCACCCTCGATGCCGGCGACCACGCCGTGACCATCGCCAGGTCTGCGGGCAGTACGGAGGCCGGCAACCTGGGCGGCACGTTGGTCATCAAGGGCGGAGTGATCGAACACAACGGCAACATCCGCGTCCGCTCCGGCCAGGTGGCATTGCAGGCGCAAGCGGCGGGCGGAGACGTGACATTGAAAGCCGACTCGGTCATCGACGTGAGCGGCATTTCAAAACAGTTCGATGAAGTGACGGTGGACACCTGGGGCGGCAAGGTGACGCTTGATGCGGATGACGGTAACGTCATTGCACAAAACGGTTCGGTGATTAATGTTACGGGTGCCGATGCCGGCAACGGTGCTGATGCCGGTTCAATCTCGGTTAAGGCATTGGGTGAAGGCAATCACGGTACGGTGACCCTGGACGGAACGCTGCAAGGCAGCGCGCAAGCCGGCTTCAATCAGGGTTCGTTTGATGTGGATGCGCGTGAACTGACCAGCAGCGTCAGTGGCACTAGCGGCTTTACCGAATTGAACCAGGTGCTCAACGCGGGCGGTTTCACCGAACGTCGTGCCGTGCGTCTGCGCAGCGGCGATATGGTGGTCGAGGCAGGCGAGGAAAATGGCGTGTCCGCACGTAATGTGGTGCTCACCGCCGATGATAGTGCCAACGGTAACATCACGGTTAACGGCAACGTCGGTCTGGCCGCCGATAAGAGTGGCAGTATCAACCTCAATGCGCAGGGTAATGTGGTGCTGGCGGATGGTGCCGTGCTTACGGCGACTGCGCTGGGCGATGGCGAACGCGGCGGGTCTGTGTTGCTTGCCAGCGAGCAGGGTAGCGTCACCGTCAATAGCGGTTCACAGATAGATGTCAGCGCTGGCGCGGAAGGCAGGCAGGGTAGCGTGCGACTGCGTGCGGCACGTCGGGACAGTAACAGCGATGGACTGGATGACAGCGTGGCTATCGCGCCCATCGCGGGGACGATCACGGGTGCAGGCCAGGTCGTGGCCGAGGCGGTCAAGGTAAACGCATTTACCACCGACCTGATCATCGATGCTGTACAACAGGCGGCCTGGAAAACCGCAACACAGGATTTCATGGATCTGCACGGGGCGGATATCGCCGCGGCTCTGGATCCGGGCGGCATCTTGGGTTTGACCGTGTCACCGGGACTGGAGATACGCAGCACCGGTTCCATTACCCTGGCCGATGAATGGGATCTTGCCTCCTGGCGCTATGGTACGACTCCCGGTGTGCTGACGCTGCGGGCGCAAGATGATGTGCAGTTGGACAAGAATCTCACTGACGGCTTCCGTGCCAATGCCCTGCAAGGTGATGATTCCTGGTCCTACCGTATCGTCGGTGGTGCAAATAACCAGAGTGCGGATGTGCTGGCCACGGTGCCCGTGGAACAACTCACTGGTAATAGCGGCAATGTGATCCTGGCCGCGAACACCAAACTTCGTACAGGTAACGGCGCCATTGATGTCATGGCCGGAAAAAATGTCGAACTGCAAGATACCTCCGCAGTGATCTACACCGCCGGTGTGCCCGCACTGAAAGATGGCGTCGCGGTGCCTTCTGGAACGGTGACGAAAAAAACGGGAAAGATCATCAATTGGGCTGAAGATGGGGGAGATGTCACCATCACGGCCGGTGCCGATCTCATTGGTCAGATCAGCTATCAATCACCCAATTCATGGCTCTGGCGTCAGGGAGGTGAATATGGATTCGGCTTTCGTAAGGGTTATGTCGATACCCGCTGGGCTGTTGATTACACCGGCTTTCAACAGGGCGTAGCGGCGTTTGGTGGCGGTGACATTCGACTTTCTGCGGGTGGCAATCTGGAAAGTTTTTCTGCCGCCATTCCAACTACAGGTAGACAGTCTTCACCGGGTGCCGATCGCTCAATGATCGATATCTGGGGCGGCGGCAACCTGAGCGTGAAGGCTGGCGGTGATATTAAAGGCGGTGTTTACCTGGTTGGACGGGGCGAAGGTCTGATCCAGGCCGGCGGCGCACTGACCACTGCGGGTAACACATCGAAGATAAATGGCAAGAAACTGATATATCCCTTGCTGGCCGTGGGCGAGGGTGGCTTCCATTTGCAGACGGGTGGTGACTTGTTACTGGAGACGGTGATACAACCAACCATGATTCCGCGGCCCAATGACGGCTCAGCCCTACACAACAACAATTCGGAATTTCTCATCTATGACCCATCGGCGTTTGTCGAGATGATCTCTCTCGGTGGCGATGTCGCAATGCAAAGTAATAATGGACAGATTTTTGATGACACAAAATCTCCCAGCGTTGCCATTCATAATAATTCATTCCTTATCCTGCCCCCGAGCCTGAAAACGGTGGCATTGAATGGATCAGTGGATGTTTCGAATGGTGCGATATTGCTGCCATCTTCCCAGAGTAGTCTCTGGTTGCTGGCAGAGAACAATGTTGATACAGGCACCACGGGTGTTTTGATGTCGGACTACGATCCGGCATTGTTGCCGTCCCCGAGCACGCCGATATCCAATCTTACCGATTTCTTTGCAGCTATAAATACTCATGCGGCAGAACCCTTACATCAGAACGATAATGAACCCGTCTACGTAGTCGCCAACAGTGGGGATATCAAGGGGCGGTTCACTTTGCCCAAACAGGCACATTTGGTGGCGGGCCGCGACATCAATCGCGTTGGTCTGACAGTGCAGAATGTGAACCCGGACGATGTGACGCTGGTGCAGGCCGGCCGCGATATTCGCTACACGCAATCTGTTGCCTTAAGTGCTGAGCATATACAGGTGGATGGCCCGGGACGTCTTGATGTGATTGCCGGCCGCAACCTCAACCTCGGCGCCTCCGACGGCATTACCACGCGAGGAAACCAGTCCAACAGCGCCTTGCCGGACGGCGGCGCGGACGTCAACGTGTTGGTGGGTGTCGCCAACGGTTTGGACTATGACGCCTTCATCCAGAAATATCTGGTGGACTCGGACACGTATCGCAATGACCTGACGGCCTACATGCGCACGCGATTGGATCAGCCAGATCTCAGCGATGCCGACGCGATGATGGCTTTCTTGAACGCTTCACGGCTTGAGCAGCGCCCGCTGATCATGCAGACCTTGTATGCGGAATTGAACGCCGCTGGTATCGCGGCCAGCGACGGCACCGGCAGTTACGAAAGCGGATACACGGCCATCGAAACCCTGTTCGATTCCGACCGTGGCTACGACGGTGATCTTTCCATGTATCTGAGCCGCATTTATACCCAGGACGGCGGCGATATCAATCTCGCCGTTCCCGGTGGTTTGGTGAATGCCGGTTTGGCCATTTCTACATCCGAATTGGGTATTAACAAGGGCCCCGACCAACTCGGTATCGTCGCCCAGCGCCAGGGTTCTGTGTCCGCCATGGTGGACGAGGACTTTATCGTCAACCAATCGCGCGTGTTTACCTTGGGCGGTGGTGATCTGATGCTCTGGTCTTCTCATGGCAACATCGATGCCGGTCGCGGAGCCAAGAGCGCCATCTCCGCGCCGGAGCCGATTTACACCTTCGATAGCAACGGTAACCTGGTGGCGGATTTTGGCGGCGCCATTGCCGGCAGTGGTATTCGCGTCGTCTCCACCATCCCCGGTGTAGAGGCCGGAACGACCTACCTGTGGGCTCCTGAGGGCAAGATTGACGCAGGCGATGCGGGCATCGAAGCGGGCAGTAACTTGTTCCTGGGCGCGCAGCAGGTCGTCGGCGCCGACAACATCAAGGTCAGCGGCTCGTCATTCGGTACACCAATCGCAAGCAGTAACCTAGACGCCGGTCTGAGTGGAGATAGCAGCCTTGCCAGCAATGCGGGCAAGTCGGCGGAGGAAAACCTGGCCAGTGCCACCGAAAAGGACGCGGGCGATTCGCCGCTGGCGGATGCGGCACTGAGCTTTCTGGAAGTCGAAGTGCTTGGTTTTGGTAACGGCATACTACCGACCACTGAGACACAAGATACAAGCGGTGAGCCATCGGAAAAAGATGATAAAGAAGATGACAAATCTGAATGA